Proteins co-encoded in one Cytobacillus sp. NJ13 genomic window:
- a CDS encoding LytR family transcriptional regulator, producing the protein MRSENKKKKRTWLRVTGILILLILIGTGVYGYTVYKSLTSAVETMHEPIEREKSEKRTEQITLEKKEPFSVLMLGVDEREGDRGRSDSMIVLSVNPNQNSVKMLSIPRDTRTEIIGKGFDDKINHAYAFGGVEMSMNTVENFLDIPIDYYMQINMEGFKDIVDAVGGVTVNNDLDFTYEGVHFTKGQLTLNGEKALKFSRMRYDDPRGDFGRQLRQREVIQGVLKEGASLSSLTNYDEIFTALGNNIKTNMKFNEMVDIQKNYRAAAKSVEQMSIKGSGTKIDKVYYLMVPDEEKQRVQNELKTHLELN; encoded by the coding sequence ATGAGGTCAGAGAATAAAAAGAAAAAACGAACCTGGCTCCGTGTGACCGGAATTTTGATTTTGTTAATATTAATCGGCACAGGAGTATATGGTTATACCGTATATAAATCATTAACAAGTGCAGTAGAAACAATGCATGAACCGATAGAAAGAGAGAAGTCCGAAAAGCGGACAGAGCAAATTACGCTGGAGAAGAAGGAACCTTTCTCTGTATTGATGCTTGGTGTCGATGAGCGCGAGGGAGACCGCGGCCGCTCGGATTCCATGATTGTTCTAAGCGTTAACCCAAACCAAAACTCAGTTAAAATGCTTAGTATTCCGCGTGATACAAGGACAGAAATTATTGGAAAAGGTTTTGACGATAAGATTAACCATGCCTATGCATTCGGCGGCGTTGAGATGTCCATGAATACTGTAGAGAACTTCCTTGACATCCCTATTGATTACTATATGCAAATCAACATGGAAGGCTTTAAGGATATTGTTGATGCCGTTGGCGGAGTAACAGTGAATAATGATTTAGATTTCACTTATGAAGGTGTTCATTTTACAAAAGGACAGTTAACTTTAAATGGAGAAAAGGCATTAAAGTTCTCCAGAATGAGATATGACGACCCGAGAGGTGACTTTGGCCGCCAGCTTAGGCAGCGTGAGGTAATCCAAGGGGTGCTTAAAGAAGGTGCAAGCTTATCCTCTTTAACAAACTATGATGAAATATTCACAGCTCTCGGCAATAATATTAAAACCAATATGAAATTCAATGAAATGGTGGATATCCAGAAAAACTATCGGGCAGCAGCAAAATCTGTTGAACAAATGTCTATCAAAGGTTCTGGAACAAAAATTGATAAAGTCTATTACCTAATGGTCCCGGATGAGGAAAAACAGCGCGTTCAGAATGAATTAAAAACTCATTTAGAGCTTAATTAA
- a CDS encoding DUF1311 domain-containing protein, which translates to MKKLFAILTLLIFLVGCNSETVSEKNESGTETDDITVEKSSESLTNNQEDKSNDVKKNSSTVEMESQEQKDSQQESKSKAEDKNVSNDIDKNIGIKEIYMEKLNDIEKAATEIRQKDDDTTLGMTKSEEVILAKWDQILNEIYQVLEKQLSTTEMEKLRVEQRKWIAYRDDTAKEAAKKYEGGTMESLEYIASQTGTTKERSYDLVESYMN; encoded by the coding sequence ATGAAAAAATTGTTTGCAATATTAACTCTTCTTATATTTTTAGTCGGATGTAACAGTGAAACAGTTTCTGAAAAAAATGAAAGCGGTACTGAAACCGATGATATAACAGTAGAGAAAAGTTCAGAAAGTTTAACAAATAATCAAGAAGATAAAAGTAATGATGTAAAAAAAAATAGCAGTACTGTAGAAATGGAAAGCCAAGAACAAAAAGATAGCCAGCAAGAATCAAAAAGTAAAGCAGAAGATAAAAATGTAAGTAATGACATAGATAAGAATATAGGAATTAAGGAAATATACATGGAAAAACTCAATGACATTGAAAAAGCAGCAACTGAAATACGTCAAAAAGATGATGATACGACATTAGGAATGACCAAATCCGAAGAAGTAATTTTAGCAAAATGGGATCAAATTTTAAATGAAATTTATCAAGTACTGGAAAAGCAACTTTCTACAACTGAAATGGAAAAGCTAAGAGTGGAACAAAGAAAGTGGATCGCCTATAGAGATGACACAGCAAAAGAAGCAGCAAAGAAATATGAAGGAGGAACAATGGAATCGCTGGAATATATAGCCTCTCAAACAGGGACAACGAAAGAGAGAAGCTATGATTTAGTTGAGAGTTACATGAATTAA
- a CDS encoding FAD-dependent monooxygenase, translating to MGISTAPPKTIVIGGGLGGLSAANALQQLGLDVSVYEKTAELKELGAGIVLAANAMKALDKLGIGEQVRKIGAPVKKAEIRTWDGKLLVDLPVHEQAKQYGTYSYLIHRADLQSILYQNLKPGTVILGKKLISREQDTLKIRAIFEKEEVVEGGLLIGADGVHSQVRRLLVGSTPIRYSGFTAIRGISHFDDVRFPIELGGGFEAWGPGKRFGFSHLGKGRIFWFAAINTPEGTLKITQNRKKAALEHFKGWWGPIEDVIESTKETNILAHEIFDRKPIKSWSQGRAILLGDAAHPMLPNLGQGGAQALEDAIVLSRCIEKHPENIQQAFRDYEKMRIPRTTQIVRGSRVMGRFMQLENPAAIQFRNLLLSAMPGSIQIKRLEWLIGYEV from the coding sequence ATGGGAATATCAACCGCTCCCCCAAAAACAATCGTGATTGGTGGCGGGTTAGGTGGACTTTCAGCAGCAAATGCATTGCAGCAGTTAGGCTTGGACGTTTCTGTATACGAGAAAACTGCGGAACTAAAGGAATTGGGTGCAGGAATTGTTTTGGCTGCAAATGCTATGAAGGCATTGGATAAGCTGGGTATAGGTGAACAGGTTCGCAAAATAGGGGCTCCCGTTAAAAAAGCAGAAATACGGACTTGGGATGGAAAACTGCTGGTTGATTTACCGGTTCATGAACAGGCAAAACAATATGGGACATACAGTTATTTAATTCATCGGGCAGATTTACAAAGCATTTTATATCAAAATTTAAAGCCGGGTACTGTCATTTTAGGGAAAAAGCTTATTAGCAGAGAACAGGATACATTGAAAATCAGGGCGATATTTGAGAAAGAGGAGGTTGTCGAAGGTGGTCTTTTAATCGGTGCCGACGGAGTTCATTCCCAAGTAAGGAGATTGTTAGTTGGCTCAACACCTATTCGTTATTCTGGGTTTACTGCTATTCGCGGCATATCTCATTTTGATGATGTGCGCTTTCCCATTGAACTGGGAGGTGGTTTTGAGGCTTGGGGACCCGGTAAAAGGTTCGGATTCTCTCATTTGGGTAAAGGTCGAATTTTTTGGTTTGCAGCTATCAATACCCCAGAGGGAACATTGAAGATTACACAAAACAGGAAAAAAGCTGCTTTGGAGCATTTTAAGGGATGGTGGGGACCTATAGAAGATGTCATTGAGTCCACTAAGGAAACAAATATTCTCGCTCATGAAATTTTTGATAGAAAACCGATTAAATCATGGAGTCAAGGAAGGGCTATTTTACTTGGGGACGCGGCTCATCCGATGCTGCCGAATTTGGGGCAAGGGGGAGCCCAGGCTTTAGAAGATGCTATAGTATTATCACGCTGCATTGAGAAACATCCAGAAAACATTCAACAAGCTTTTAGGGATTATGAAAAAATGAGAATTCCTCGAACCACACAAATTGTACGGGGATCTAGAGTTATGGGCAGATTTATGCAGCTTGAGAACCCTGCTGCAATCCAATTCAGAAACCTTCTGCTGAGTGCAATGCCTGGCTCAATTCAAATTAAGCGCTTAGAATGGTTGATTGGGTATGAGGTGTAA